Genomic DNA from Magnolia sinica isolate HGM2019 chromosome 4, MsV1, whole genome shotgun sequence:
ggccaccttgatgaatttgttgtacatccacgccgtccatctgtttttacagatcattttaggtggtgatgcCAAAACTTAaggagatataaatctcatgtggaccataccactggaaatagtggtgaatgaccattaaaaactttttgtgggccaaaaaaggttaggatcatgctaatatttgttttttcccttcatccaggtcttcttgaccttatcaaaaggttggatggaaaataaaaaatacgtaaacattaaagtaggctctaggaagtttttaatggtagggcattcaatcaccactgtttcttatggtgtggtcaatctgagatttggatttacttaactTTCGGGACCATCTCCTAAAAGACGctgcaaaaacgaatggacggcatggatatacagagtatcatcaaggtggacccctcAGTAAGTGTAACACCCACTAAAGGAGAATTACAACCCACTTTCTGGTTTTTATTAATGGACTGAAAAATACatagcaagaaaataaacataaacaaaacCAAAGCGAAGAGGGCCCACACATGACACCCATGAGATTACTAATAACGCTTAACAACCAATTCTCCATCTTCAAACCACTTTGTATAGTGTCAGTGAGAGATTCATATGTAAAATGGGCAATGCGCACCCCAAGCAGTATAGGATCCCTAGAAGATGAGATAGAGAAATGAATGAGTGCACTGCACCCACAcagtaaaatagtaaaaaaaaccCATCAAGACGGTAAATAAATATTGAAACTCGCAGGCATTTACAGCTCCTGTACAGCGTAATAGCGTATAATATTTTTCCAAGTCTAATGAAATCCCACACAAGTAGTTTGCCATTGTCTCTACAGAATCCTATCGAAATGTTAGTACTTAGTAGTTTTACAAACCCATCTTAGAAACAAATCATCTGACAAATCCATGGTTCCCAATCCCTTCAAAATGAACTTTTTCAGCCCACCCAAAAGCTCCTACTACGGATTGAAAAGGTGATCCCGACATTCGCATTTCCACGCCAACGGCTTGTAATTTGAATATAGATTGCCAATCGAAGACGATAGTGTGTCCGTAGGAATTGAACTCTGCGAGCTGGGTTCGACAAAGCCGTCGTGAGCTGGCAGTGTTGGAACCTGCACTGCCATGCACGGGTTGCACTCGTTGCACCGGTTGTGGCAGCTTGGTGGGGTGGAACCCAACCGCATCTCTTCATCATCCAATGCCAATCCCTACAATAAATGATAAATTAAATCATGTTGAACAAAATGACGTGTGTGCGCGTGTGACCGAGATGAGCAAATGAACGTCCCAGATCGTCTTACCGGAGAATCGGCAGTGGGCCATCCATGGATGCTACATGACAGAACAAAACGGAGGAACATTACAGCTAAGGCTATGTTGCAGAACCATCTCATCTCACCATGAAGTAGAAGAAAGAACAAGCCCAAAACCGTCTTATACCGCTTCTTTCCGTGGAGGGTTTTGTAATGGTGggaagatggtggggcccacttggtacATAAGCTTTTATGTGGTCCCACATCTACGAGCGAGAGGGAGCAGAGAAGTGAAAATAACTGGACGTGGGAGTGGAACAATTGAGGAGAATGGACGTCAGACAAACGACGCAAGTTCTTACGGTAGAGCCGGTAGAACCGGAATACAGTAGAGCCATATCTCTAAACAGTATACGTGTCAGATTTATGCATCAATCGGTGCCATCCATCTAGTGGTACTTGTAATGAGTaggttaatttttttaaaatgaaagtaCTAGCCATCATCATTTTATTCAACGGCTAAACGATTATTCTTTGCTACAGCCCATTTGAAGGCCTTGATCAGATAGGTAGGATTATCCATCCtggataaattttaaattattttgcaTCTAGAGTAGGGATGACTAGAGGACAGTCTATAATAATAGGAGACCTTCCACATGGACGGTCTAGAGATGGTTGTATATATTCCGGTTCTCCTCTCTCAGGTCCTTGATAGCCGTGGAGAAAACGATGGGAAGTGGGTTTGAAAAGTTTGCTGCGGTTTacatgaatgaaataaataacccAAATCGGTTTTGCTTCAACATACGGGCTCGAAATCCATTAATTAATAGAGAAAAGCTTTAATACTCTGACATTGTGTGATGGATGGTACGCTGGCGCCAAAAATTACTAAGAAATTGCATACACCCACCTCGTATGGATATACAATGAACAAAGATTATTCTCATTCGATCATCTAATTATCAGATCGTCAGACATctgttggacggttaaaaatagtTCCATCAAATGGTttaaattcaacaaacaagagTGTGCCCAAATCTGAGGTTAGGGTTGTTTAAACAATCTAATTCTGTGACTATAACTTACCAAGGGTCCTACTAATTCGTTTTAATTTGAGTGAATGTCCAATATTACCGGTTGCTTGGGTAAGTGTTTTGATGAAGTATCAAAtaccatgatttttcatgctatGGAGATTGATTCCGCTATGGTCCTTGGACGTTGGAGAATATATTCatcgatgtcttaaatctgtaaattaaCAAGTTTGTTGATGAtaatttcaatgccatcgagcatactttcgatgccattaaaaaattttaaaatttattgaaTTTGTTGTTAGACACTTTAAGTGCCGTGTTCGATGACCTGCTCTATGCCAccaataaaattcaaaatttttacgTTTAGTCGTGAAAACATTTTAGTCATTAATTAGATGTTATCGAAATCTCATTAAAGATGTCATCAAAGTGGTTTCGATGCCATTTATGGTTTGTTGATGCCATCTCATCAAAGATGTCATTGAATGTATGCGCAGAGTTACACAGAATTGCGTATCTTTCGATTTCAATTATAATCCTTTCTAAGGCTATATATAGAAGTGTAACCAAGAATGAAGTATATCAATGTAGTTTTTAATTTGTTTCTAAGGTTTTCAAAGATTTATAAGAAAAGACTCGAGGCTTGTTCAAAATGGATATTCCTTTTATCttttataatttttgtttttgtaatgaTACATGTACCattgtttttttcaaaaagaacttttttat
This window encodes:
- the LOC131244345 gene encoding EPIDERMAL PATTERNING FACTOR-like protein 1, yielding MRWFCNIALAVMFLRFVLSCSIHGWPTADSPGLALDDEEMRLGSTPPSCHNRCNECNPCMAVQVPTLPAHDGFVEPSSQSSIPTDTLSSSIGNLYSNYKPLAWKCECRDHLFNP